In one Melopsittacus undulatus isolate bMelUnd1 chromosome 4, bMelUnd1.mat.Z, whole genome shotgun sequence genomic region, the following are encoded:
- the FTH1 gene encoding ferritin heavy chain, whose product MAAPPSQVRQNYHQDCEAAINRQINLELYASYVYLSMSYYFDRDDVALKNFAKYFLHQSHEEREHAEKLMKLQNQRGGRIFLQDIKKPDRDDWENGLTAMECALHLEKNVNQSLLELHKLATEKNDPHLCDFIETHYLDEQVKAIKELGDHVTNLRKMGAPKYGMAEYLFDKHTLGDSDRDS is encoded by the exons ATGGCAGCTCCTCCTTCTCAGGTGCGTCAGAACTACCACCAGGACTGCGAAGCCGCCATCAACCGCCAGATCAACCTGGAGCTCTACGCCTCCTATGTGTACCTCAGCATG tccTACTACTTCGACCGGGATGATGTGGCTCTGAAAAACTTTGCCAAGTATTTCCTGCATCAGTCCCACGAGGAACGTGAGCATGCTGAGAAATTGATGAAGCTGCAGAATCAGAGGGGCGGGCGCATCTTCTTGCAGGACATCAAG AAACCAGATCGTGATGACTGGGAGAATGGACTGACTGCAATGGAATGTGCCCTGCACTTGGAGAAGAATGTGAACCAGTCACTGTTGGAGCTGCACAAACTGGCAACTGAAAAGAATGATCCACAT TTGTGTGACTTCATTGAGACTCATTACCTGGATGAGCAGGTCAAAGCCATCAAGGAGCTGGGTGACCATGTGACCAATCTGAGGAAGATGGGGGCACCAAAGTATGGCATGGCGGAGTACCTCTTTGACAAGCACACCCTCGGGGACAGTGACCGTGACAGTTGA